The sequence CGTCCATGGCCGGCAGGTGCAGCAGGATGGTGGGCGGCTGGTGGAAGAGCCCCGCACCGCCCTTGAGGGTGAGCACGTCCGTGAGCTGGTGGCGCACCGTGAGGCGCGGCTCCACGGCGACGTGCTGGATGCCGGGCACCAGGTGGTACGCGTCCACGCGCGCGCCGGGCAGCACCAGCCACCTCTCCGCGGGCCGCCACGTCACCGACGCGTACGCGCCAGACATGGTGCCCAGCGACGAGGGCTGCTTGAGCGGGTGCGCCTCATCCGTGGGCCGCCAGCCCGGAGGCCGCGCGGAGCCCGTCGCCGTGGCGGCCACGCGCCGGTGCTCCACGTCCCCGCCGAGCTGCACCTCCACCGCGTCCGACAGCTTCCGCTTCCAGCCCAGGCGGGCCGCGAAGGAGAGCTGGTCCAGCCCGTAGTCGCCCGAGTCGATTTTCGCGAGCCCATATCCCGGAGGAGGGACCTCCACGGTCCGCTTCCCCACCAGCACCATCTTGTCCAGACCCACCGTGACGCCCAGCTCGCCCTCACCGCCACCCACGGGGTGCGTGCCCCGCAGATCCACGCGGTGGAAGCGGGTGATGATGGTGCCCCCCAGCCCGCCCTCGTAGTTGCCGGAGTCCTCGCCGACGTCATCCGAGCTCCCCAGCGCGAACAGCCGCAGCCGGCCCTCGCCCACCTTCTGCTCCACGCGGAGCTGGTAGTCCCAGAAGCCGGCGTGGAGCGGGTTGTCCTCCCAGGGTTTGAAGATGGCGTAGGCCAGCGGAATCATCAGCCCGGTGTAGCTGTAGCGCCCGGCCACGGTGATGGAGGTGCCCGTGGACTCGAAGGGGACCTCGACGAAGCCTCCGGCGTTGATGAGGTCCGCGTAGGCGGTGGCGTGCAGCCGGTCCTCGTGGGGCCGGGACAGCCGGCCCTCCACCGCGCCGCCCAGCACGCGCCCGTACTGCACCGGCGGCGAGCCTGGATAGAAGTCGATGGCGTCGATGAAGTCCGGGTGGATGACGGCGGGCCCGAGCAGCAGGTGGTACAGCATGGGGATGCGCACGCCGTCGAGGAAGTAGCCGGTGGCCGCGGGCTGGCCTCCACGAACCACCGGGTAGCCCAGCCCCGAGGCGACGCTGGCCACGCCGGGCATCAACATGATGACGCGGAACGGGTCGCCCTGCGTGCCGGGCACTTCGCGAATCTCCTGCTCGAACAGGCTGATGCGGGTGACTTCGGTGCGCGGCCGCTCGTCGCGAACCACCGTCTCGTAGGGGTTCACCGCGGTGGGCTCGAGCCGGTACACGACCTGGACGGACTGCCCCTTCGACAGCGTCTCCTCGACGGTGAAGGGCAGGTGGCCCGGGGCGCGAATCCGCAGGCGGTGCGTCCCCGGGGGGAGCTCGAGCTCGAAGCGGCCCTGCGCGTCCACCAGCACGGCCGGCGCCTCGCCGTCGTCGACGAAGAGCGCGGCATCCGCGAGCAGGCGGCGCGTGCCCTTGGCGCGGACCTCGCCGCGGATGCGGGTCTCGGTGAAGGCGAGCGCGGCGGGAGGCTCGAAGTGGTAGCTGAAGTGGATGCGCACGCCGACGGGTCGGCCCGCCATGAGCGCGGGGTTGAAGCGAAGGCCCAGGGCGGCCTTCCGCGCGGCCTCGTTGAGGGGCTCGTGGATGGAGGGCTCCGTCACCGTCGCCTCGGTGACCGTGCCGTGCTCGTCGATGAGGATCAGCAGCTTCACGTCGGTCGCGGCGCCCTCAAGCCCCTCGGGCCATACGGCGGGTGAGTCGCTGGCGAGCTCGGGCGGTTTCAGCCACACCGAGCCGCCGTCGGAGGCCAGCCCGAGGCGGGAGGCATCGTCGGAGGACACGGCCGTGCCGGCATCGGTGGTCTGGACGTCCACCTCCACCGCGCGGGGCTCGCTGGTGGTGGCGGGTGGGGCCTGGGCCGCGACGAGCCCCGGCAGGGCGGTCAGCGCGAACACGAACAATGCGAGTCGTTGGGGGGAATTCATGGCCTGAACGGGATACGCTGGCAGGTCTACCCACTGGCTCTCGCGCCCCCGCGACAGCACGCGCAAACGAAACTGTCAAGACGGCGCAGCCCGGCGCTACTCGAAGAGCGACAGCTCCGCGAGGGAGGAGAAGCCCTGCGGAATGCCCATGTTCCCGCGAGCGTAATTCGCGGCGAACAGCCGCACGTAGCGCACCAGCCCCACGTCCTCCAGGGGCGCCTCTCCGAAGCCCATCCCGTCGAACTCGTAGAGCGGCCCGTCGAAGGGGCTGTCATACCGGGTCATGTCCGCGAACTGCCGGCGGCTGCCCAGCGCCAGGTGCGACAGGTTCTCGGACACCCGCAGGGGGGAGATGGCCAGCACGGACCACGTCTCGCCGTCCGCGCTGCCCTCCAACCGGAAGCTGTCCCCGCCCGAGGCACTCATGCCGCGCACCACGGCGTGCCGCAGACGCACCGGCTCGGGCAGCGTCACCTTCAGAGGGGACGCAGCGCCGTTGCCGCGCGGCACCACGTCCAGCTTCCCGTCCGTCCACGGACAGGCCCCCTCGGGCGCGGGCTCGCACACCGCGCCCCGGCTGACGGGGCG comes from Pyxidicoccus parkwaysis and encodes:
- a CDS encoding TonB-dependent receptor domain-containing protein, whose protein sequence is MFALTALPGLVAAQAPPATTSEPRAVEVDVQTTDAGTAVSSDDASRLGLASDGGSVWLKPPELASDSPAVWPEGLEGAATDVKLLILIDEHGTVTEATVTEPSIHEPLNEAARKAALGLRFNPALMAGRPVGVRIHFSYHFEPPAALAFTETRIRGEVRAKGTRRLLADAALFVDDGEAPAVLVDAQGRFELELPPGTHRLRIRAPGHLPFTVEETLSKGQSVQVVYRLEPTAVNPYETVVRDERPRTEVTRISLFEQEIREVPGTQGDPFRVIMLMPGVASVASGLGYPVVRGGQPAATGYFLDGVRIPMLYHLLLGPAVIHPDFIDAIDFYPGSPPVQYGRVLGGAVEGRLSRPHEDRLHATAYADLINAGGFVEVPFESTGTSITVAGRYSYTGLMIPLAYAIFKPWEDNPLHAGFWDYQLRVEQKVGEGRLRLFALGSSDDVGEDSGNYEGGLGGTIITRFHRVDLRGTHPVGGGEGELGVTVGLDKMVLVGKRTVEVPPPGYGLAKIDSGDYGLDQLSFAARLGWKRKLSDAVEVQLGGDVEHRRVAATATGSARPPGWRPTDEAHPLKQPSSLGTMSGAYASVTWRPAERWLVLPGARVDAYHLVPGIQHVAVEPRLTVRHQLTDVLTLKGGAGLFHQPPTILLHLPAMDVSGLRYGLQSGAQFDVGAEWKAREGLELSADAFYNPLVRTVEFDVKQVLENRQRRGLLREDPAASGYAYGIDLMARHPLGGNWFGWVTYSFIQSKRHKRFARYNDDTTVREMAEADLAFAFEQAHVFNAALSYKLDNNWTVGTVLHFNTGRPESGEISSVTQREVRTPDNYLAWVRKDADQVQRLAPFFRVDFRVAKSWALDDFNLEASLDVLNLSLQQEVFAYEYTRRSGKLKREAMGVPVVVPLLGFKGSY